The Bacillota bacterium genome contains a region encoding:
- a CDS encoding YlbF family regulator, which yields MNPYDAAHNLAKALRESQDFKDLKDTQTALKADESARKMLLDFRNEQLELQKQKLSGVEVAPEQEEKLEKLFEVVNMNTTIRHFLQAEYRVAVLLQDIHKTIGEATSEIIDPELMALPDEFEEDEE from the coding sequence ATGAATCCTTACGATGCCGCTCACAATCTGGCTAAAGCCCTGCGGGAATCTCAGGATTTCAAGGATTTAAAGGATACACAAACAGCCTTGAAAGCAGATGAGTCAGCCCGCAAAATGCTTCTTGACTTCCGGAATGAACAGCTTGAACTACAGAAACAGAAACTATCAGGAGTTGAGGTTGCTCCTGAACAGGAAGAGAAGCTGGAAAAGTTATTTGAAGTCGTTAACATGAATACCACAATCAGGCATTTTCTGCAGGCAGAATACAGGGTTGCTGTACTTCTGCAGGATATTCACAAAACCATTGGTGAAGCAACCAGCGAAATTATTGATCCGGAACTGATGGCTCTGCCTGATGAATTCGAAGAGGATGAAGAATGA
- a CDS encoding HAD family hydrolase: MSKKERESYKALFLDLDGTLLDLDIEKFIPAYLEALSERFDGMISKESFIGHLFASTAKMVQNSDPGKINKAVFYEDFCQRIGYTYDSIKPIIDDFYEKDFPKLKCWGKEHPHAEKLLNTARDKNLTLVLATNPIFPATAVLQRLSWGGISDEYFSLITTMENMHFCKPNPEYYREIIEQLHLEPEDCLMAGNDTLEDTSASLIGIDTYLVEDFMLHRGENSLPAKYSGNLRDLANFIDNLE; this comes from the coding sequence ATGAGTAAGAAAGAAAGAGAAAGCTACAAGGCATTGTTCCTGGATCTTGATGGCACCCTGCTGGATCTCGATATAGAAAAATTTATCCCGGCTTATCTTGAAGCGCTTTCAGAGAGGTTTGATGGCATGATCAGTAAAGAATCATTCATCGGACATCTTTTTGCTTCTACCGCCAAAATGGTTCAGAACAGTGATCCCGGGAAAATCAATAAGGCGGTATTTTATGAAGATTTCTGCCAAAGGATAGGTTACACATACGATAGTATCAAACCGATCATCGATGATTTTTACGAAAAGGATTTCCCCAAATTAAAATGTTGGGGGAAAGAGCATCCCCATGCTGAAAAATTACTGAATACCGCCCGGGATAAAAACCTGACACTTGTTCTGGCCACAAATCCGATTTTTCCGGCAACAGCTGTTCTACAACGCCTATCATGGGGTGGTATTTCTGATGAATATTTCAGCCTGATCACAACAATGGAGAATATGCATTTCTGCAAACCGAACCCTGAGTATTACCGGGAGATTATTGAGCAGCTGCATCTTGAACCCGAAGATTGCCTGATGGCCGGTAATGATACCCTGGAAGATACGAGCGCTTCATTGATCGGGATTGACACTTACCTGGTCGAAGATTTTATGCTGCACAGGGGTGAAAACTCCCTGCCTGCCAAATATAGCGGAAATCTGAGGGATCTGGCAAATTTCATTGATAATCTTGAATAA
- the mtaB gene encoding tRNA (N(6)-L-threonylcarbamoyladenosine(37)-C(2))-methylthiotransferase MtaB — translation MKKKAAFYTLGCKVNFCETESMQVLFERAGYRIIDFEDYADVYIINTCTVTGSSDHKSRKAIRRARRNNPDAIVVATGCYAQGNPEELKKLDRVDLIIGNNNRENLPQIIESALPGSQLELVRAHRSENKFEILPPSKRRGRTRGFLKIQEGCNQFCSYCIIPSVRGPLRSLPPADALERAKTLIDSGCKEIVLTGIHLGLYGVDLFDTTLTELIGEMESLTGLLRLRLSSLEPSDVTAELVERIAGSKIVCPHLHIPLQSGDGEILRLMNRPYEPVEYLYLAQWLKQEIPGLSLSSDVIVGFPGESEQHHRRSMALIKAIGFSRLHVFKFSSRPGTRAAELPSPLPNEIKERRSREMIELGEKMASEYRRQFIGQRVPVLVEKVEPYSYGEGFTPHYLRVKVNTDLKAVHWRGKIVNALLEKEDGPYIKAVRVR, via the coding sequence TTGAAAAAGAAGGCCGCCTTTTATACACTGGGATGTAAAGTAAATTTCTGTGAAACTGAATCGATGCAGGTTCTATTTGAACGTGCCGGTTACAGGATTATTGATTTTGAAGACTATGCAGATGTTTATATAATCAATACCTGTACTGTAACCGGATCCAGTGATCACAAGTCAAGGAAAGCAATCCGCAGAGCCAGGCGAAATAATCCTGACGCAATTGTTGTTGCAACCGGCTGTTACGCCCAGGGAAATCCCGAAGAGTTGAAAAAGCTGGACAGGGTTGACTTGATCATTGGTAATAACAACCGTGAGAACTTGCCACAGATTATTGAATCTGCTTTGCCCGGCTCGCAGTTGGAACTGGTCAGGGCTCACCGGTCGGAAAATAAATTCGAAATCCTTCCTCCTTCAAAACGCCGGGGTAGAACGAGAGGATTTCTCAAGATCCAGGAAGGCTGTAACCAGTTTTGCAGTTACTGCATTATACCCTCGGTTAGAGGGCCGCTGCGCAGCCTCCCTCCTGCAGATGCCCTGGAAAGGGCAAAAACCCTGATAGATTCAGGTTGCAAGGAAATAGTTCTAACCGGTATTCATCTGGGATTATACGGGGTTGATCTCTTTGATACAACCCTGACAGAACTAATCGGTGAGATGGAATCGCTAACCGGTTTATTAAGGCTGCGTTTAAGCTCCCTGGAACCTTCTGATGTTACGGCGGAGTTGGTTGAACGGATTGCCGGATCAAAAATTGTTTGTCCCCATCTTCATATCCCTCTTCAGAGTGGAGACGGAGAGATATTACGTTTGATGAACCGCCCTTATGAACCTGTTGAGTACCTATATCTTGCCCAATGGCTTAAACAGGAAATCCCCGGGCTGTCACTCAGTAGCGATGTTATTGTCGGGTTTCCCGGGGAATCTGAGCAACATCACCGGCGTAGTATGGCTCTGATTAAAGCTATAGGTTTTAGCCGTTTGCATGTCTTTAAATTTTCTTCACGACCGGGAACCAGGGCTGCAGAGTTACCTTCACCTTTGCCGAATGAAATAAAAGAGAGGCGCAGCAGGGAAATGATTGAACTCGGTGAAAAGATGGCATCAGAATATCGAAGACAGTTCATCGGTCAAAGAGTACCGGTACTTGTTGAGAAAGTTGAACCTTATTCCTACGGTGAGGGGTTTACCCCACACTATTTACGGGTAAAGGTTAATACTGATCTGAAGGCAGTCCACTGGCGGGGCAAAATAGTAAATGCGCTGCTTGAAAAAGAAGACGGCCCTTATATCAAGGCCGTCCGGGTCAGGTAA
- a CDS encoding 16S rRNA (uracil(1498)-N(3))-methyltransferase, with amino-acid sequence MHYFYIDNRNLGLGMDIELDSGDINHAFRVLRLKKNDPVIISDGRGKAFRAEVVFASAEKVTVLLKELTASNESSLQLTLLQSLAKGEKMDQVIRQTVELGVSRIIPVKSERSIPLPDEKKGLKRLQRWQSIARSAAAQSRRAFIPLVEDLMGFDDAVNTIRGTTTIVPWELEKCQSLPQILKQPCPDDKAVSLFIGPEGGFSSREIEVLQQSGAVTVHLGPRIMRTETASVVTVALIEAFWGDYSGEVDRN; translated from the coding sequence ATGCATTATTTCTATATTGATAACCGCAATCTTGGGCTTGGTATGGACATTGAGCTTGATTCCGGAGATATTAACCATGCATTTCGGGTTCTGCGTTTAAAAAAAAATGATCCAGTTATCATTTCTGATGGACGGGGAAAAGCCTTCAGGGCAGAGGTTGTTTTTGCTTCGGCTGAAAAGGTAACTGTTCTGCTGAAAGAGTTGACTGCATCCAACGAATCATCTCTCCAATTGACGCTTCTGCAGTCTTTGGCCAAGGGAGAAAAAATGGATCAGGTTATCAGGCAGACGGTTGAACTCGGTGTGAGCAGAATTATACCTGTAAAGTCAGAAAGAAGCATCCCGCTGCCGGATGAAAAAAAGGGATTGAAGAGGCTTCAAAGGTGGCAATCTATTGCCCGGTCGGCTGCGGCTCAGTCACGCAGGGCTTTCATCCCTTTGGTAGAAGATCTGATGGGTTTTGATGATGCGGTAAATACCATCAGGGGGACGACAACAATTGTCCCCTGGGAGCTGGAAAAGTGTCAGTCTTTGCCTCAAATACTTAAACAGCCTTGCCCTGACGATAAGGCTGTTTCGCTTTTTATCGGACCGGAAGGAGGCTTCAGCAGCAGGGAAATTGAAGTACTTCAACAGTCCGGAGCCGTAACCGTCCATCTGGGTCCGAGAATCATGCGAACCGAAACTGCCTCAGTCGTCACTGTCGCGCTTATTGAAGCTTTCTGGGGCGATTATTCAGGGGAAGTGGACCGTAATTGA
- the dnaJ gene encoding molecular chaperone DnaJ yields the protein MSKRDYYEVLGLQRSATAEEIKKAYRRLAKQHHPDFNKDDKEAEKRFKEIKEAYDVLSDPQKRQQYDQFGHQSDFNGGTGGFGGFGGQGFGGFGFGGIDDIFEQFFGGMGGRRRPPGPEQGNHLRYDLEITLEEVFKGKSKVITIPRTETCSECNGTRAKAGTRPETCSACGGSGQQQQTRSTPFGRFVSMHPCVACRGEGKVIKDPCPSCSGQGRVVKEKKIDVKIPAGIEDGAKLRIAGEGEAGLRGGPPGDLYVVVRVKPHKIFRRQGPDLMKEVPISISQAALGVEMEVETLEGNANLRVPEGTQHGTTFRLKGHGMPYLRGSGRGDLRVTVKINVPKRLNPRQKELLAELARVSGEEAGLDHKGIIDRVKDAFSGA from the coding sequence ATGAGTAAAAGAGACTACTACGAAGTTTTGGGTTTGCAGCGCAGCGCTACGGCTGAAGAAATCAAGAAAGCCTATCGGCGGCTTGCGAAACAGCATCACCCTGACTTCAATAAAGATGATAAGGAAGCAGAAAAAAGATTCAAAGAGATTAAGGAAGCCTATGACGTTTTAAGCGATCCGCAAAAACGCCAGCAGTATGATCAATTTGGCCATCAATCTGACTTTAACGGTGGAACCGGAGGGTTCGGTGGATTTGGCGGCCAGGGTTTCGGCGGTTTCGGTTTCGGTGGGATTGATGACATATTCGAACAATTTTTCGGAGGTATGGGTGGCAGACGCCGTCCTCCCGGACCGGAACAGGGCAATCATTTACGTTATGATCTGGAAATCACTCTTGAGGAGGTTTTTAAAGGCAAGTCAAAAGTGATTACTATTCCGCGGACTGAAACGTGCTCCGAATGTAATGGTACCAGAGCTAAAGCAGGCACCAGGCCTGAAACCTGTTCCGCCTGTGGAGGCAGCGGCCAGCAGCAGCAAACCCGCAGTACTCCCTTTGGACGTTTTGTCAGTATGCATCCCTGTGTTGCCTGCCGCGGAGAAGGTAAAGTTATTAAAGATCCCTGCCCGTCTTGTAGCGGACAGGGCAGGGTTGTAAAAGAGAAGAAAATTGATGTAAAGATTCCGGCAGGTATTGAGGACGGCGCAAAACTGCGGATTGCCGGAGAAGGTGAAGCAGGATTGCGTGGAGGCCCTCCCGGTGATCTATACGTTGTTGTAAGAGTCAAACCGCATAAGATATTCAGACGACAGGGACCTGATCTGATGAAGGAAGTACCGATCAGTATCAGCCAGGCTGCACTCGGAGTTGAAATGGAAGTGGAGACTCTTGAAGGTAATGCAAACTTGCGCGTACCGGAAGGGACCCAGCATGGAACAACTTTCCGACTTAAAGGACATGGGATGCCATATCTGCGGGGATCCGGCAGGGGAGACCTGCGGGTAACAGTTAAGATAAATGTGCCAAAACGGCTCAATCCCAGGCAGAAGGAGCTGCTGGCTGAATTGGCCCGTGTAAGCGGAGAAGAAGCGGGGCTGGATCACAAGGGAATAATTGATCGTGTCAAGGATGCATTCAGCGGGGCATAA
- the dnaK gene encoding molecular chaperone DnaK, with the protein MGKVVGIDLGTTNSVIAVLMGSEPEIIANAEGSRLTPSVVAFTKDGQRLVGQVAKRQAITNPERTIMSIKREMGTSHKVHIDDKEYTPQEISAMVLQKLKADAESFLGEKITQAVITVPAYFTDSQRQATKDAGTIAGMEVLRIINEPTAAALAYGLDKKGDHKILVFDLGGGTFDVSVLELGDDVVEVKATSGNNRLGGDDFDQRVVDYVAEEFKKDQGIDLRNDRMALQRLIEAAEKAKVELSSVTTTDINLPFITATQDGPKHMNVTLTRAKFDELTADLVEKTMGPTKQALSDAGLTAKEIDRIILVGGSTRIPAVQEAIRKLLGQEPHKGVNPDEVVALGAAYQAAVLGGEAKDVLLLDVTPLSLGIETLGGVFTKIIERNTTIPTEKKQIFSTAADNQTSVDIHVLQGERAMAADNKTMGRFMLDGIPPAPRGIPQIEVSFNIDANGIVNVSAKDLATNREQNITITASSGLEKDHIDEMVNDAEKHAEDDRKRKELAEARNQADSLAYSAEKSLKDLGDKVDAAKSEEINKAVEELRDAAKGEDLERIKAATEKMNGFMHELSSKLYEQAKAQQQPENEAGEPAQSESENVVDADYDVQEEEEENKE; encoded by the coding sequence ATGGGAAAAGTTGTAGGAATTGACCTTGGAACAACCAACTCGGTAATTGCAGTATTAATGGGAAGTGAACCAGAGATTATAGCCAATGCGGAAGGAAGCAGGTTGACACCTTCAGTTGTTGCTTTTACCAAAGATGGTCAACGATTGGTCGGTCAGGTAGCCAAACGCCAGGCGATAACCAACCCTGAAAGGACTATCATGTCTATAAAGCGGGAAATGGGGACAAGTCACAAGGTTCATATTGATGACAAAGAGTATACCCCACAGGAAATATCAGCAATGGTTCTGCAAAAATTGAAAGCAGATGCTGAAAGCTTTCTGGGCGAGAAAATAACCCAGGCAGTTATCACGGTGCCGGCTTATTTTACAGACAGCCAGCGTCAGGCCACTAAGGATGCCGGGACTATAGCCGGCATGGAGGTTTTGAGAATCATTAATGAACCCACAGCTGCAGCCCTTGCTTATGGTCTGGACAAGAAGGGAGATCATAAAATTCTTGTTTTTGACCTCGGTGGAGGAACCTTCGATGTATCGGTTCTTGAACTGGGTGATGATGTTGTAGAGGTGAAGGCGACAAGTGGAAACAACCGTCTTGGAGGAGATGATTTTGACCAGAGGGTTGTTGATTATGTAGCAGAAGAATTTAAGAAAGATCAGGGAATAGACCTGCGTAATGACCGGATGGCTCTTCAGAGACTGATTGAAGCCGCTGAAAAAGCAAAAGTGGAACTATCTTCCGTAACGACAACAGACATAAACCTGCCGTTTATTACAGCAACCCAGGATGGTCCGAAACACATGAATGTTACACTGACCAGGGCAAAGTTTGATGAACTGACTGCAGATCTGGTTGAAAAAACAATGGGGCCGACCAAACAAGCCCTTTCTGATGCCGGGCTGACAGCTAAAGAGATTGATCGCATTATCCTGGTCGGAGGTTCAACCAGGATTCCTGCCGTGCAGGAAGCTATCCGAAAGCTGCTCGGTCAGGAACCCCACAAAGGCGTAAACCCCGACGAAGTTGTCGCTCTCGGAGCTGCATACCAGGCAGCCGTTCTCGGTGGCGAAGCAAAAGACGTTTTACTTCTGGATGTAACTCCTCTCTCCCTGGGTATTGAAACGCTGGGTGGTGTCTTTACCAAGATCATCGAACGTAATACCACAATTCCAACCGAGAAGAAGCAGATATTTTCAACTGCAGCTGACAATCAAACCAGTGTTGATATCCATGTTTTGCAGGGAGAAAGAGCCATGGCTGCAGACAATAAGACAATGGGTCGTTTCATGCTGGACGGAATTCCTCCGGCACCGCGGGGTATTCCCCAGATTGAAGTCAGTTTTAATATAGATGCCAACGGCATAGTCAATGTTTCGGCCAAGGATCTGGCTACAAACAGGGAACAGAATATAACAATAACTGCATCAAGCGGCCTGGAGAAAGATCATATCGATGAGATGGTCAACGATGCTGAGAAACATGCAGAAGATGACCGTAAGAGGAAGGAACTGGCGGAAGCGCGTAACCAGGCTGACAGCCTGGCCTACAGTGCAGAGAAGTCACTTAAGGATCTGGGTGACAAGGTTGATGCCGCAAAGAGTGAAGAAATCAATAAAGCGGTCGAAGAACTGCGTGATGCAGCCAAAGGTGAAGATCTGGAAAGAATAAAGGCCGCAACTGAGAAAATGAACGGGTTCATGCATGAACTTTCTTCCAAGCTATATGAGCAGGCTAAAGCACAACAGCAACCTGAGAATGAGGCAGGCGAACCAGCTCAATCAGAAAGTGAAAATGTTGTAGATGCTGATTACGATGTTCAGGAAGAGGAAGAAGAAAATAAAGAATAA
- the grpE gene encoding nucleotide exchange factor GrpE → MSGKKRKDEAEKVNDEMVDTQEEMPEDVDSKEELNALQQENEELLDRLKRKQADIDNLRRISKMEQAEAREYALYEFLCRLLPVLDNLERGLDSARADENIPSSYVEGLEMIRKQLIQILEQEGVSAIEAQGMPFDPHCHHAVIQVEAEDSEPGTVIEELQKGYKHRKRILRPAMVKVCRE, encoded by the coding sequence ATGAGTGGTAAAAAAAGAAAAGACGAGGCGGAGAAGGTAAATGACGAAATGGTTGATACACAGGAAGAGATGCCTGAAGATGTCGATTCTAAAGAAGAACTAAATGCCCTGCAGCAGGAAAATGAAGAACTGCTTGACCGGTTGAAAAGAAAACAGGCTGATATCGATAACCTGAGACGAATAAGCAAAATGGAGCAGGCGGAAGCAAGGGAATACGCGTTATATGAGTTTCTATGCCGGCTTTTACCTGTACTCGACAACCTGGAGAGAGGGCTTGACTCTGCCCGGGCAGATGAAAATATCCCTTCATCCTATGTCGAGGGGTTGGAGATGATTCGTAAACAGCTTATTCAAATTTTGGAACAAGAGGGTGTCAGCGCAATTGAAGCGCAGGGTATGCCTTTTGACCCACACTGTCACCATGCAGTTATCCAGGTTGAAGCCGAAGACAGTGAACCGGGGACAGTTATTGAAGAACTACAGAAAGGATATAAACACCGGAAAAGAATTTTGCGGCCGGCGATGGTTAAAGTTTGCCGCGAATAA
- the hrcA gene encoding heat-inducible transcriptional repressor HrcA — MSAPLNERKQQILRAVVANYIKTAEPVGSRTVARLYRMGLSSATIRNEMADLEEMGYLIQPHTSAGRIPSQLGYRFYVDNLMDSGELSDDDELVLMSSLSTEKMREIEQIIVNSARVLSSITNQTSLIMGPQFRKSAFRQLRILPLDEKRGLVVLITDTGFIKNKVIDFQQQLSPSELQQVVNYLNQKLYGLTIDQVTTSLINELKRDLFRRLEILEQAFILLEESLKEEKQIRVFLGGTTNILNQPEFKDVNKIRRMLNLFEQEPLLFRILEDNSSDNDIVVRIGEENDFEDIRECTLITGTYKIHDKTIGAVGVLGPTRMDYSRVISVMRRLVDHLNQSLSS; from the coding sequence ATGTCAGCGCCACTTAATGAAAGAAAACAGCAAATACTGCGAGCAGTAGTTGCCAACTATATAAAAACGGCAGAACCGGTTGGTTCACGAACTGTTGCCAGACTTTACCGTATGGGTCTTAGTTCAGCCACAATCCGCAACGAAATGGCCGACCTGGAAGAAATGGGTTACCTGATCCAACCTCATACCTCGGCCGGCAGAATACCTTCACAACTTGGATACCGTTTTTATGTTGATAACCTCATGGATTCCGGAGAGTTAAGTGATGACGATGAGCTTGTCTTGATGAGTTCACTTAGCACGGAAAAGATGCGTGAGATTGAACAGATTATCGTCAATTCAGCCCGGGTTTTATCTTCTATTACAAATCAAACATCGCTAATTATGGGGCCGCAGTTTAGAAAAAGCGCTTTTCGTCAGCTGCGCATATTACCGTTGGATGAAAAACGCGGACTCGTTGTGCTCATAACTGATACGGGGTTTATTAAAAATAAGGTTATCGATTTTCAACAGCAGTTAAGCCCATCTGAACTGCAGCAGGTTGTAAATTATCTCAACCAGAAGCTTTACGGCCTGACCATAGATCAGGTAACTACTTCGTTGATCAACGAGTTAAAACGTGACCTCTTCAGGCGTCTGGAAATATTGGAGCAGGCATTTATTTTGCTTGAGGAAAGTTTAAAAGAAGAGAAGCAGATCAGGGTTTTTCTCGGAGGCACGACCAACATACTAAACCAGCCGGAGTTTAAAGATGTCAATAAGATTCGAAGGATGCTCAATCTTTTTGAACAGGAACCGCTCCTGTTCAGGATACTGGAAGATAATTCCAGCGACAATGATATTGTTGTCAGAATAGGGGAAGAAAATGATTTTGAAGATATCAGGGAATGCACCCTGATTACAGGGACATACAAAATACATGATAAAACAATCGGGGCGGTCGGTGTGTTGGGTCCGACAAGAATGGATTACAGCCGTGTAATCAGTGTAATGCGCCGATTGGTTGATCATCTTAACCAGAGTCTAAGCTCCTGA
- the nifU gene encoding Fe-S cluster assembly scaffold protein NifU has translation MYNEKVVDHFTNPRNVGELTDADAIGETGSFKCGDTMKIFLKVKDNRIEDIKFLTFGCGAAIASSSMMTEMVKGKTLDEAMEISNKDVSDRLGGLPPLKLHCSNLAADALHDAINNYRKSHEAV, from the coding sequence ATGTATAATGAAAAAGTAGTGGATCATTTTACCAACCCCCGTAATGTTGGAGAATTAACTGATGCGGATGCTATCGGTGAGACAGGAAGTTTTAAATGTGGGGATACGATGAAAATATTTCTGAAGGTAAAGGATAACCGGATCGAGGATATTAAGTTCCTGACCTTCGGGTGTGGTGCAGCAATTGCCAGCAGTAGCATGATGACCGAGATGGTCAAAGGGAAGACCCTGGATGAGGCAATGGAGATTTCAAATAAAGATGTTTCTGATCGGTTAGGCGGTTTACCACCCCTTAAACTGCATTGTTCAAATCTTGCAGCGGATGCCCTGCATGACGCGATTAACAATTACCGAAAAAGCCATGAAGCAGTTTAG
- the nifS gene encoding cysteine desulfurase NifS has protein sequence MTKKLIYMDHGATTPVREEVLKAMLPYFNEYYGNPSSLHAPGREVRRAVEEARQKTAAALGAKPEEIYFTSGGTESNNLVLYGSAEKRASAGHIITTGIEHHAVFDVCQDLEKRGHRVTYLPVDRYGRVSPADVEKAITSDTFLISIMAANNEIGTLQPVSEIGLIAKSKGILFHTDAVQVVGQLPLDVNDLNIDALSLSAHKFNGPKGVGALYIRRGTKITPLYRGGGQERKLRPGTENVPGIVGLGKAVELSVAEIPTKRAATEKLRDRLIAGLLKIDDVILNGHPEERLPGNINVSFRHIEGESVLLSLDLEGIAASSGSACSSGSLEPSHVLKAIGLDHPTAHGSVRFTLGLGNSDADLDYTLEKIPLIVERLRNISPTYHSRQ, from the coding sequence ATGACAAAAAAACTGATTTATATGGACCATGGAGCAACAACACCGGTTCGTGAAGAGGTGCTAAAAGCCATGCTCCCGTATTTCAATGAATATTATGGAAATCCGTCAAGCCTTCATGCTCCCGGAAGAGAAGTGCGCCGGGCGGTTGAAGAAGCTCGTCAAAAAACCGCTGCTGCCCTGGGTGCGAAACCCGAAGAAATTTATTTTACTTCAGGGGGCACGGAGTCAAATAATCTGGTTCTTTATGGATCTGCTGAGAAAAGAGCCTCTGCAGGGCATATCATCACGACCGGCATTGAACATCATGCAGTCTTTGATGTATGTCAGGATCTTGAAAAGAGAGGACACCGGGTAACCTACCTGCCTGTTGATCGTTATGGTCGGGTTAGCCCCGCAGATGTAGAAAAAGCGATCACCTCCGACACTTTTCTTATATCAATCATGGCTGCGAATAATGAGATCGGCACACTGCAACCGGTTAGTGAGATCGGGCTAATCGCAAAATCCAAAGGAATCCTGTTTCACACCGATGCGGTTCAGGTTGTCGGTCAGCTTCCATTGGATGTAAACGATCTTAATATTGACGCCCTTTCTTTATCGGCGCATAAATTTAACGGGCCCAAGGGTGTGGGAGCGCTCTATATCCGCCGGGGTACAAAAATAACCCCGCTTTACCGGGGAGGCGGCCAGGAACGAAAATTAAGGCCGGGAACTGAAAATGTGCCCGGTATAGTGGGACTGGGTAAAGCAGTTGAACTTTCAGTTGCCGAAATCCCCACGAAGAGAGCGGCTACAGAAAAACTGAGAGATAGATTGATAGCCGGACTATTAAAAATTGATGATGTTATCTTGAACGGCCACCCGGAAGAACGCTTGCCGGGAAATATCAACGTCAGTTTCAGGCATATCGAAGGAGAATCTGTTTTGTTAAGCCTTGATCTGGAAGGTATAGCCGCTTCGAGTGGTTCTGCCTGTTCTTCCGGTTCCCTGGAACCTTCACATGTTTTAAAAGCGATCGGTCTTGATCATCCAACAGCTCATGGATCTGTTCGATTTACCTTAGGTTTGGGCAATAGTGATGCCGATCTGGATTATACGCTGGAAAAAATACCATTGATTGTTGAGAGATTGCGTAATATATCACCCACTTATCATTCACGCCAGTAG
- a CDS encoding Rrf2 family transcriptional regulator, whose translation MKLSARVEYGVRAMAVLAFHYLSDPVPLREIAGQERISLKFLEQIFPDLRKARLVSSVRGVHGGYMLSRPPSEIRVGDIVRAVEGPITPVNCLADDNSDPCCHRKTGCLTRQVWEKLRDKINDVLDEVTLNELIDDKSSANRIEGKDE comes from the coding sequence ATGAAACTATCAGCCAGAGTAGAATATGGTGTCCGGGCCATGGCGGTATTAGCTTTCCACTACCTTTCAGATCCAGTTCCATTGCGAGAGATAGCTGGCCAGGAGCGGATTTCCCTCAAATTTCTCGAACAAATTTTCCCTGACTTGAGAAAAGCACGATTAGTGTCAAGCGTCCGGGGTGTCCATGGCGGTTACATGCTTTCCAGACCGCCTTCGGAAATCAGGGTCGGCGATATTGTCCGCGCGGTTGAAGGTCCCATAACCCCGGTCAACTGTCTTGCCGATGATAATTCCGATCCCTGCTGTCATCGTAAAACCGGATGCCTGACCAGGCAGGTATGGGAAAAATTACGCGATAAAATAAATGATGTACTTGATGAAGTGACCTTAAATGAGTTGATCGACGATAAATCATCAGCAAACCGGATAGAAGGGAAGGACGAATAA
- a CDS encoding cold-shock protein — protein sequence MQGKVKWFNPEKGYGFIEVEEGKDVFVHYSEIQEEGFKTLEEGQAVEFEIVEGNRGPQAANVVKI from the coding sequence ATGCAGGGTAAGGTCAAATGGTTTAACCCCGAAAAGGGGTACGGCTTCATCGAAGTCGAAGAAGGTAAAGATGTTTTCGTTCACTATTCGGAGATTCAGGAAGAAGGGTTCAAAACATTAGAGGAAGGCCAGGCTGTTGAATTCGAAATAGTCGAAGGAAACCGCGGGCCGCAGGCGGCAAACGTGGTTAAGATATAA
- the acpS gene encoding holo-ACP synthase: protein MAGIGVDLISIDRIEKVYSRYGEKFLKRIFTTREIEIFMHRGARISTLAACFAAKEAVLKALGCGIGPAELNEVEIITSSGHQPEVNLLGKAHVIAQEKGINQVALSLTHEPPFACAFAVAVSAYPRGLN from the coding sequence TTGGCAGGTATTGGGGTGGATCTGATCTCTATTGACCGTATTGAGAAAGTATACAGCCGGTATGGTGAAAAATTTCTAAAGAGGATCTTTACCACAAGAGAGATAGAAATCTTCATGCACCGCGGAGCAAGGATCTCCACTCTCGCGGCCTGTTTCGCAGCAAAGGAAGCGGTTCTCAAAGCCCTTGGCTGTGGTATAGGACCGGCAGAACTGAATGAAGTTGAAATTATAACATCCTCCGGTCATCAGCCTGAAGTTAATTTGCTGGGGAAAGCCCATGTAATAGCTCAAGAGAAAGGTATTAACCAGGTTGCTCTTTCACTTACCCATGAACCGCCTTTCGCCTGTGCTTTTGCTGTCGCTGTCAGCGCTTATCCCCGCGGGTTAAATTAA